From the genome of Vitis riparia cultivar Riparia Gloire de Montpellier isolate 1030 chromosome 2, EGFV_Vit.rip_1.0, whole genome shotgun sequence:
AGATACAATAATATGATCTTTCTTTTTGAATTCAATAATTCTTTccaaagatagaaaaaaaaagttttaaaattagattGCCCAAGAACATAGAATCtccaaatttcataaaataaataaaaaactatttaaatgaCTTGACCATATGTAATTTCGTATTGAACTCGGTATTCTTCCAAGCAtgaaatcatcttaaaaattctttagatatattttttccactaattttaataagtattttaACATTCAGTAAAACCAAAAATAGAGAGGCATACATTATTGAGTTGAGAAGGAAGCAAGAGATGTCTTCATTTTTTGTGGTTTGAGTTCTCTGCATAAgaacttttgattttattgtaatgacaaattaagaaaaatatgatctcaaaatttttaatctatggtaatgaccaaataaaaaatatatagctaTGAAATGAGAAGTATATCATAAGTTACATGTATCCAACGTGAAGATCAAAAGATATGGCAAAGATATAGCTTTGAAGGAAAGAGGTAGGGAccagagtaaaaataaaaaataaaaaataaaaaaatcatgagttATAATAAACACacaaaaacttttatatttcatGAAGTGCCCTaagtatgatttaaaaataataagtaattattgatattagttgtaaaagagaaaaatatcaaatatcaaatgaaaaacaaaaatagataaaaaaaaaaatagttttaattattgGTATTagttatgaaagaaaaaaacctataaaggattaaatgaaacaaaaaatacagaaatttatattaaaaaaataaaaaatattttcaaagaattaaaaaagatagcaagaatttttttagaagaatttttcaattttttcttttgtaaaaaaactttttaaaaaatcattaattttaataaaattttagaatttttgaaataattaaattgataaattttctatttaaaatttattataatatagaGGTAGCACTATCATTATCAATAGTAAATTAGTTACAACATGattaaacctaaaattttaggtatctTAGAAATCTTAAAGTCAACCAAAACAACCTACactaaaaaagttatttaataaacaataaattatttaaattaaattaaattttattaacaattaCGTAGAAATAATCTAAATAATTATATAGTCATTTGTAGTTTAGTAACTAcgtaattaaatttaaaaatttaaacatttaacaaatatcaaaatcaaaccaaatatcccatcactaaaaatattaactttataattaaaaaacatttttaaaaatttgttttatgatatatattacgatttaaataaaattaattttataagcattaaataaaataaaaaatatgataaataatctATTTAGTATCGGCATTtatctaatttctttttttttttcatacaaaatcGTTTTATGAGGAGCTGAAAGcttatattttggctttttattctttaacatTCCTAAATAAATAGAAGGATATTTTGCCCTAAGCCCACCATGCTCCTTCACTAGCCCTAGGTCATGCTCTCACCTTTTAGATTGTTTATAAATGGATGCTTCGCTTTCTCACATTACGAAATGAGAAATAGGCCAAAGCGAGGGCAAAATAACtactaaattatatatgtttcatGTAAATAAAGTTTTTGTAACATAATCAATCAATTTAAGAAACATATCATAATTATTAAGCTCTAAATATATAGTTTACGTGAAAATATTCACTTTCCATTTTGCCTCCTAAATTGCATGCTTTTGACTACCTTCAAAATTTCGATAATCTATTCCAAATATGATACTTGAATAAGtcataaagtattttttttaaaaaaaagaaaaaaagaaaaatgagttcTAACTTTCAAACAAACCTAAGGTAGGGGTTctcaaaatttcctaaaattttaggaaaattaagaacacataattaaaataaaatcatgaaaagaaaaaaaaggaaaaaatgactCACTAggttatgattttaaaaattatttagatatttcttttttcactaaTTCAAtctaacaaataatttaatcaatGATTAGTTATGGTTCCATGATATGATAATGATAGTTGTCCTCTACTTTTTCAtcttaaaaaatgaagcaaaataagTATTAATTCATGCTTTAAAAGATGATTATGCAGTTTAAAAAACATATGATTTGGCATACCAATttagatatgaagttctaaataaaaattgtaattaattcaaacaaaaattttggcCTACCAAAATAGCTACGATTTTTCTTGTTAAATTCAGTAATTCATTGTAAAGATAAAGCTTTGATAGCTCCTAAGAtatttattaaggaaaaaaaatgtttttaactttagCCAAGAATAGGGGATCTCCAAGTTCCATAAAATCTTTGgatgattaaaaacaaataaatcaaaataaaagcttaaaaaaaacttatttaaatgaCTTGACCATATTTAATTCTATATTGAACTCCATATTCTTCCAATCAtgtaatcattttaaaattttctagtaAGTATTTTAACCTTCAATGAAACCAAAAACAAAGAAGTCATACATTATTTAGGTGAGCTGGAAACAGAGATGTCTTCATTTTTTCTAGTTTGACTTCTTTTTATaagaacattttattttattgtaatgactaaatgagaaaaatataatctcataatttttaatctattgtaatgagtaaataaaaaaaatatagatatataattagaagtatataAGTTAAATGTTTCAAACCAtcttttatgaaagaaaaaaaaaataaagtaacagatgaaacaagaaaaatagaaaaagaagtgTTGTAATTGTTGATAttagttatgaaaaaaaaactataaaatgaaacaagaaaaatagataaataagtgttttaattattgatatttattgtAGTATGTGACTCATATTGAGTGAaagacatatggagaaaaataaacaaatgtcGGAACGAACCGACAACATTTGTCATTCaagcttgtatttttattattgtgagTGAACGATAGGTTGGGGGGGTCGGGAGGCAACGCCCTCCTGCGATACAGTATAGgggtattttttaattttcattacctaagggttagtataaataccctttttatATAACCCTAATTTTagatataatgaaaattttcttcccTGTTCCCGTGGACATAGGCAATCTGTTGAACCACGTTAAATCTatgagttttctttttgttttctctaattttcacCATAAATCGTTACACAAAACTtaacaattggtattagagcgtCAGGTTCGATGTTTGGGATTTGTTCTATGAAGTTCAACATAGTCAAGTTCGATGGATCCAGGAATTTTGGTTTATGGCAGAGGAGGGTTAAGGATCTGTTAGTGCAACAAGGTATAGTAAAGGCATTATACGGAAAACAACTAGAATGAATGAATGACATGGATTAGAAGGATTTGGAAGTGAAGGTTGCAGCAACTATTAGgttttgtttggttgatgaCGTGATGTACTAGATGAGGAATCACCGACGACAATTTGGTTGAAATTGGAAAGTCGGTATATGTCTAAATCATTGACGAACAAGTTGTATCTGAAGCAGAAATTGTATGGTCTTAAGATGGCAAAGGGCTCAAATCTAAGCCAACATATCAATGTGTTCAATTATATCATCAGTGATTTGAAGCGAATTGATGTGAAGTTCGAAGACGAAGACAAGGCGTTGATGTTACTGAATTCCCTTCCTGCttcttctatatataaaaatctaGTTACAACTCTGATGTGGGGAAAAGAAACTTTTGATTTGGAggagatcacaagtgttctttTAGGATTCAATCAGAGAAAGCAAGCCAATGATGAGAGTTCTCAGGGTGAAGGGCTTGTGGCAAAGAGTACTCAGGAATGTGGGAGAAACAAGTTCTGGAGCGAATCGAGTAACAATAAATCTCGATCTAAATCCAGGAAGAGAAAGGACATACAATGTTATAAGTGCGGAAAAATGGGGCACATGAAACGAGATTGTCCAGAGAATAAGAAAAGGAGCTCGGTATCGAAAAATAAAGGGTTCATCAAAGTCTGCGAATGTAGTGGCAGAAGAAGACTCAAAGAGTGGTGATGGTGATATGTTGTCAATTTCATCCAGTTCAGATCATCTTACTAATTCTTGGATCTTGGATTCAGCATGCTCTTATCATATGACACCCAATAAAGATTGGTTTAACACATACAAGTCAGTAAATTCTGGTTCTATTATGATGGGTAATGATGCTTCATGCAAAGTTGCTGGAATAGGgaatatcataattaaaatgtttaatggTGTTGTTAGAACATTGTGTGATGTTAGACATGTACTTGATTTAAGGAAGAATCTGATTTCTTTAGGGACTTTAGATTGTAACGGGTTTAGTTACAAGTCTACAAGTGGAGTAATGAAGGTGAGTAAAAGTGTTATGACAGTGATGAAAGGACAGAAGCTAGCAGGTAATATTTATAAACTATTAGGTTCCACAATTGTAAGTAGAGTTGCAACTACAGAGTCTGAGTTAGACAGTATAGTTTTGTGGCATATGCAGTTAGGCATATGGGTGAGCATGGGATGATGGAGCTTCATAAGAGAAATTTGTatcaaaacatgtaaacttgattTATGCAAGTATTGTGTttttaggaaacaaaataaAGTGTAGTTCAAGATAGCCACACACAAGATAGATGAGTTTCTTGATTATGTTCATATAGATGTTTGGGGACCAGTAAGAGTAGCATCATTGGGAGGAAATATGTATTTTGTgagttttattgatgattactcACGAAAGGTTTGGGTGTACTTCATGTGGCACAAGTCAGAAACGTTTTCCAAGTTTAAGTTGTGGAAATCTAAAGTAGAAAACCAAACATGGAGAAAGATAAAATGCCTCAAGTTAGATAATGGTATTGAGTATACAGATTCAAAATTTACAGAATTGTGTGAGCAACATGGGATTAAAAGACACTTCACAGTAAGCAAGACACCATAGTagaatggtgtagcagaaatGATGAATAGAACAATAACTGAAAAAGCTCGATGTCTCAGATTGAATGTTGGgcttgaaaagaaattttgtgCAGAAGCAATAAACATGGCATGTTACTTGATCAACAGGTCATCCAAAGCATCATTAGATGGGAAAATAGCAGAGGAGGTATGGACAAGCAGTCCGATAAATTACTCTAGTTTGAGAGTATTTGGGTGCCCAGCCTATGTGCACATTTCTAATGAGGAGAGGTCGATACTTGATGCGAAGTCTAGACAGTGTATTTTTCTGGGGTATCAGAAAGGGGTGAAAGGCTTCAAGCTCTAGGATACAAAGGCAAATAAGGTGGTGATCATCAGGAGAGATGTGGTTTTTGATAAGAAAGTCATATTACAGTGTACTAAAAAATGAGATAAACAGAACCAAAAAATTGTAGCAATAGTGAGCAGTTGATATAGGTGGAATTAAAGACCCATGATATAGAGGATTATGCTCGGAATGTAGGAAAGTCTAGTTCAGAAGATCAGCAGCATCACAGTATAGCCATAAACAGACACAGACGCACCATCAGGCCACCTACCAGGTATGGTTTTGAAGATTTGGTTTCTTATGCACTGATTACTAGTAATGGGGATCCTACTACCTTTCAAGAGGCAATACACAGCTAAAAGAAAAGTAGATGGATGGGTGCTATGGTGGAGAAGATTCAGTCTTTTGCATAAGAACCAGACATGGGAATTGGTGGAGCTTCCAAAGAGGAAGAGAGCAATAGGATGTAAATGGGTGTACAAGAAGAAATAAACAGTTTCAGAAAAATAAGGTGAAAAGTTCAAAGCTCGTTTAGTAGCAAATGGTTACTCATGGAGGAAAGGGGTTGACTATGATGAGATTTTTTTCCCTCGTGGTCAGACACACTTCCATCAGGACATGCAGTGTTGGATTTGGTAGCACATTTTGACATGCAGTTGGAGTAAATGGATGTAAAGACaacttttcttcatggtgatttggAGGAGTTGGTCTATATGGTACAACCAGAAGGGTTTATTCAACCTGGACAAGAGCACTTGGTCTGTAAATTGAGAAAATCActttatgggttgaagcaatccctaAGGTAGTGGTACAAGCGATTTGACTCCTACATGATCAGGATTGGCTACAAAATATGTGAGTATGATTGTTGTGTTTATGTAAAGAGCCTAGATGGTGATTCATTACTTTTCTATTACTCTATGAGAATGACATGTTAATTGCTGCAAAGAATATGATTGAGGTCAATAAGTTGAAGTCTTTGTTGAGCAAGgagtttgacatgaaggatttaGGTGCGGCCAAGAAGATCCTTTGGATGGAGATTTACAGGGATAGAGCTTTAGGGAGACTACGGTTATCTCAACGTAGCTATGTCAAGAGAGTATTGGAGAGGTTTAACATGGTTAATGCAAAACCAATACATACACCCTTAGCAAATCATTTCAGATTATCCACTAATCAATGTCCAAAAACAAATTATGAAGTAAAAGAAATGTCAAAGATTCCATATGCAAGTGCAGTGGAatgcttgatgtatgctatggtttgTATAATACCAGATTTGGACGTGTTGTTAGTGTGGTGAGCAAGTTTCTATCAAATTTGGGAAGAATGCATTGAGATGAAGTCAAGTGGATTTTTAGATACTTAAGGGGTACTATAGACTATAGCATGATGTTTAGCAAACAATAAAGTAATCCTTCAATTAAGGGATATGTTGATGCAGACTATACATGAGACTTGGATGATAGGAGGTCTACCACAGGTTATGTATTCACCCTTGGTGGGGGACCTATTTGTCAGAAGTCTATGATACAGTCTCTAGTTGCACTATCTACTACTAAGTTAGAATATATGGCAATAGCTGAGGTTGCAAAGGAATCATTATGGCTTACAAGTTTGGTTAAGGAGTTGGGTATTCAGCAAGATGGAGGTCAATTATATTGTGATAGTTAGAGAGTCATTTATTTGGCAAAGAACCAAGTGTATCATGCAAGGACCAAACACATAGATGTGAGGTTTCACAAGATCAGGGAATTGGTTTCTTCTAATGAATTTTTACTTGAGAAGGTTCACACCTCTGAGAATGTAGCTGACATGTTGATAAAGCCTATTACCACAAAAAAGTTCAAGCATTACTTGAACTTGATTAATGTCTTTAGATGTTAGATAGGAGATGCCCCAACCTATTGTCCCAGAGTGGAGTTACAAGCTATGTTTCTTATGTTCCTAAGGGGGGTTAATATTTGTCAAGATGGagattgttgtagtatgtgACTCATATTGAGTAAaagacatatggagaaaaatagaCAAATGTCAAAGCGAAGACATTTGTCATTCaagcttgtatttttattattgtggGTGAATGATAGGTTAAGGGGTTGCCCCCCGCGGTATGGTGCAagggtaattttggaatttcattaCCTGAGGATTagtataaatacattttttatataactttaattttagaTATAGTGAAAGTCTTCTTCTCTGTTCCCATGGACGTAGGCAATCTACCAAACCATGTTAAATctatgtgtttttcttttcattttctctaattttcacGATAAATCATTAGACAAAACTCAACAATATTagttatgaaagaaaaaaaaaacttgtaagtatcaaatgaaacaagaaaaatagataaagaaaagttttaattattgatattagttatgataggaaaaaaaaaaacctataaagtATCAAATTAAACGACaaaaatagatatttaaaaaaaattattaaaaattcaaacaatatttcaaaagatttttttaaaaaaaaaaatgaaaagaaaatttgattataaatttttaagaattttacatttttttaacaaaacttaaaaaaaattcaataattgttttttgttagaaattattaatatatttagttattatattagaattatatatttagtcaatatatgtttatttatttagttactatatctcatatttatttaattattattatttttaaaagggtaaattagtttttatttccttttattaggtctatttaaattctaatggtATTGTacctatttttaaaagaatttataataagaaattttaaattttcttttctatctttttctctttgaatctttttttttttatttcaatatttctaataaattttaagtattttcttaaaataattaaattgataaaacttttatttaaaatgtatttcTAACAATATAATATAGAGGCAGCACCATCATTATCAATTATGAATTTGTTGCGACAAGATTAAATCTAAAAACttaggtattttaaaaatattaaagtcaACCAAAACAACCTgccactaaaaaaattatttaataaaaatataaattatttaaataaaattaaattttatcaacaaataaatcaaaataatctaAATAATTATATAGTCTTTTGTACTAATAACtacttaattaaatttaaaaatctaaacatttaacaaatatcaaaatcaaaccaaatatCCCAccactaaaaatatttactaaaataccaactacaaataaataaataaatcattttttcaaaaatttattttacaatatatattaggatttaaataaaattaaaaataaagcaaataaatattttatcaaaccTATCTAGCATACAAAGCATTTTGCCTCCTAAATTACATGCTTCTCACATCCTGTCTAAGTTCAGTAATCTATTCCAAATATGATACCTTGATAAgtcctaatatatatatatatatatatatatatttcttctttcACTAATTcaatctaataaataatttaatcaccagtaaaataaaaaggagagaAGACATACCTTGCTAGGGGTTAAAGAAAGCTTTGATCCTTTGGAAACTAGAGAATTCTTTCTTGGCTGGGTGATCGTCTCTATCACCAAGGCTTCCTCTTGACGGCTGAGGCCAATGGATCTGATCTTGGGCGTATAGAAGATGTATCCCACAACTTTTCAGTTTAAAGGATGCGTTATCGCCGCATTGAAAAGAGCCACCACCCATTGAAGTGCAAAGAGCCTTCAAGGTGTTCCACCGACCGGATCGAAACTTAATTGGAATATGAATTTGAGGGAAATAGGTCACCCACAATGCTGGATCTGATGTGCCAGGACTGTCGTAGCATACGTAGTCATATGATAAACAACTAAGATAGAAGGCTTTACATTTTAGATCAAACCATATATCACCAATTTGTTTAGATTGATCACCATGGGATAGTGTCAATATACAGTGTGGAAAATCGTCACATGTCATCTCACATTCACCATCATCAAGAGGAGCATGATGGAAGAATAAAACAAATCCCAACAAGTTGTTATCTTCACGCCAATTCATTGGAAGCTCTACTGTTACTTCACATCCCATTCTCTGATGACTTACCCACTCTGGTATTCCACTACTTCCTGGAATGATAATATTGCATTGCTGCAGAAAAATGTCATGTAAATCTcatgcaagaaaaaaataaaaaataaaaaataataattatgccATGAAAATGATAcctgaaattttgatttaaagcGTTCGAGGAGAGACCAGAGGAATAGACTTGAGGATGTTTCAGTTTCCAGACATGGACAACCATGTGCCTCTATTCGTGTTAGACTTGATGGAAGCTCTGCAATTTCTTCAAGCATCGGGCAGTGATTCATGAGAAGGGTTTGGAGATTAGAAAGTTGAGTGATGCCAACAGGTATGCAATGAATATGGTTTTCACTTACATCTAAAGTTAGCAGTAAGGATAAGCACCATAAATCGCCGGGGATTTCTCCTTCCATCATATTGCAACCACCTAGATCTAGGCTTCTTAAGCAACATTGCAGGCTTCTCAAGTTGTCAGGCAAGTTGTGGAGCTTTGAACAATTACGAACAGAAAGACTTTCAAGACGTGTCAAATTACCAATGTTGCTGGGAAGACTCACAAGCTTCTCACATTTGTacaattccaatttccaaagaCGTCTTAGATgttcaattgatgatggcagCTCTGTTATAGCCATTTCACTCAAATAAAGGCATTCTAAATGTTCCATTTCCTCTGTGATCTCCCAAAAAGTTTCTACATTTGAACAACCATTAAGAGAGAGGTGTTTGAGGGATTTCAACCCACAGATACTATTTGAAGGACTCCTCAAGTTTCTACAGTTTTCCGAATTTAATCGATGAAATTGGGTGAGATGACCTATTGAACTTTTCTGGATCTCAAGCAACTTCTCAAAATTTGAGCAACCACCGAGTAAAAGAGTTTCAAGGGCCTCAAAGCGCCTAATACTGTTTGGGAATTCCTTAATAGCAGTCTTCTCTAAAGAAAGTCTCTTTAAGCATTTCATGTTTCCTTGGATCTCAGGgaatttttgaaagtttgagcACTCTGAGAGGTCAAGACTTATCAGAGATTCTAAATATCCAATGCTATCAGGGAGTTCCATAATACCACTCTGAGATAAATCAAGCTCCCTTAGAAGTCTCATATTGGTAAATATATCtgaaaatttctcaaactttagACATTCAGTAACAGAAAGAATTTCGAGAGATGTCAAGGACCCAATGCTATCTGGCAGTTCCTTAATAGCAGTCTCACGTAAAGAAAGTTTCTTCAAACATTTCATATTCCCTCTAATCTCtggaaatttctcaaattttaagcAATATGTGAGGTCAAGAATTTCAAGATAATATTCCAAATACCCTATGCTGTCCGGGAGTTCTTTAATACCACTTTCACGTAAATTAAGCTCCCTTAAATGTCCCATATAGGTAAATGTATCtggaaatttctcaaactttgaACATCCTTCTAACCAAAGCTTCCTTAAAAACTTCATATTCCCATGGATCTCTGGAAATTTCTCAAAGTTTGAACAATTTGAGAGATCAAGGACTTCGAGAGATGCTAAATGCATGATGCTACTTGGTAGTTCTCTAATCCCagttttgtttaaataaagCTCCTTCAAATGTTTCAGATTCCCATGGATCACGGGAAACTTCTTCAAGTTTTGGCAATGATAGAGATAAAGAACTTCAAGAGATTCAAACTTCATGCTAGTTGAGAAACTTCGGAGTTGTTTACATCCTCCTAAATTCAAGTAGGTCAACCTTTTGAGATCGCCAATAGATGAATGAAGTTCACGCAAACTTGTACAACCTTTCAGATTTAGTTTCTCCAAATTTGGCATGCTTGAGAATTTTGGCACTTTGACAAGCCGTTTCGAGTTACTTAGATCAATGGCCTTTAGTTTTCCAAGACACTGTAACAAAAGACAATCTTGTcataaaaaaagttttcttcaacttaaaattattataaagaaaaaaaaattaaattaaataatgatcaTACCTTATTCCCTTTCCAAAGTTGTTTTATGTTGCTGGACTTCAAGTTGATTTCAATAAGGTTCTCTCCATTAAATTTTGAAGGCAAAGACGTCAAAGTGCATCCTTGCCAATGAAGATATCTCAAATTATGAGGGAATTCAAAGTCTTTAGGAAGAAACACTTTATACTCCTCTTTTGTCAAACCATCATGATCATTGCAATAGACTTTGAGCAACCTAAGTTTCTTCATCTTGGCAAACACTTTTGTAGAATTGAATCGTATTTCTTTTGATCTAGACAAGTTGAGACATATGGTTTGAATACTTTCCATCCCCTAAAAACAAGAATGAAGAATTAGGGAATAACACAAGATAAAAATcctaactaaaattttataggcaattaatcctttaaaatgcaTTATAAATATCTAAATAACTAAGTTCATACATTTAATTCATACCTCTTGTCTAGAAAATGCATCATAAATATCATCTACATCCCACAATCTGCTCCATTTGCTTGGGTCTCCAGGACATTCTTCACGAACAATTGCCCGACCCATTTGTTGTAGCAAGTCATGCATTTGTATGACATTGTCTGAAATAGTTACTAGACATCTATCACAAAGAACTCTTATGCCGTATGTTGCAAATAAATTGCAACCATCTAATATTCTCAACATAGAATCTTTGTCTTCCCCTTTGAAGAAGCATGCAATATCAAGGAAAACCTccttttcaaaataatcaagCCCATCAAAGCTTATTCTAAGCACATCATTAATTTTCttgttagcattttttttcaatttatccaATGCACTTTTCCATTCATCTATTGTCATGCCATGGAGAGAAGAACCTAGAACTTTAAGGGCTAAAGGAAGACCTTGAGCATAATCTACCATGCAATTTGAGAGGTTTACATAATCTTCT
Proteins encoded in this window:
- the LOC117929833 gene encoding disease resistance protein RPV1-like, whose protein sequence is MGHLRELNLRESGIKELPDSIGYLEYYLEILDLTYCLKFEKFPEIRGNMKCLKKLSLRETAIKELPDSIGSLTSLEILSVTECLKFEKFSDIFTNMRLLRELDLSQSGIMELPDSIGYLESLISLDLSECSNFQKFPEIQGNMKCLKRLSLEKTAIKEFPNSIRRFEALETLLLGGCSNFEKLLEIQKSSIGHLTQFHRLNSENCRNLRSPSNSICGLKSLKHLSLNGCSNVETFWEITEEMEHLECLYLSEMAITELPSSIEHLRRLWKLELYKCEKLVSLPSNIGNLTRLESLSVRNCSKLHNLPDNLRSLQCCLRSLDLGGCNMMEGEIPGDLWCLSLLLTLDQCNIIIPGSSGIPEWTASDFPSLPEESSDEEDEVHEVDEHINLTKELEDVHLGEKGSPHTVDNSVLGLDEGVEVRMPSDEFERSSGNEESTFMLSKVSLGTVEEQGAFGGIHEGQSPQLTDGSPQVSIDGSGRRDEDAGKAIQDLVIQPVNGPHTSVHLMF